A segment of the Sporocytophaga myxococcoides genome:
GAGCAATGATTTCCCAGCATTCAGTAGCGGAAGAAACAAAATAAACGGAGTACTCTTCGGGTAAATGAAGTTTGTTTTTGATGAGTTGAACACAATCCTTATAAAGTTCCATAAATCCGGAACTCCTGTGGTTCAAGCTCAGAATTCCCGAATCAAAAGCCTCATTCATGAAGCCTTTTACCTGTTTGTAAATTTTTGAAGGTCCGGGATAAAAGGTAATCATTATTTTAAGGTTGAAAGGAATTGATAAACAGCAAGACGGTAGCTATCCATTCCAAAACCAGAAATTACTCCTTTACAGTTCTTTGCCAGTATACTTTTATGTCTGTAATCTTCTCTGGAGTATACATTGGAGAGATGTACCTCATATACTGGTGTTTTAATACCAGCAATGGCATCAGAGATGGCAATAGAAGTATGTGTGTAAGCGCCGGCATTCAATACGATCCCGTCATAGGAAAATCCGGTTTCATGAAGTTTGTTAATGATTTCTCCTTCAATATTTGATTGATAATATTCCAATCCTGCCTGTGGGAATTCAGCGGTTAATTTTTTAAAATAATCGGTAAATGATTGGGAACCGTATATAGAAGTCTCGCGGATACCTAGCAAATTTAAATTTGGTCCGTTTATGATAATGATTTTCATGAATCCTTTATTGCTGTTAATTTTATATTATGAATTGGGAGCTCCTTCTAAAGCAATTTAAAAATTATCTTAAGTTAGAGAAGTCTTTATCGCTAAATTCTATAGATGCATATGTGCATGATGTTGTAAAACTAAGACAGTTTTTAGAAATCTCCAATAAAGAAAGTAGCCCGGCCAGACTTACTTACAATGATTTGACTGACTTTCTGGTATTTCTTTCTGAATTGGGTATGTCCCCTCATTCACAAGCGAGAATCATTTCTGGAATAAAAGGATTTTATAAGTTTTTGATGATAGAGGAGATTGTTACCAATGATCCATCAGCGCTTCTTGAAAGTCCAAAATTAGGAAGGAAACTTCCTGATACTTTAAGCTTCCCGGAAATAGAAAGTTTACTCAACTCTATTGATTTGTCAACTGCTGAAGGAACGAGAAATCGTGCCATGCTGGAAACTTTGTATAGTTCCGGCCTTAGGGTTTCTGAGCTTGTAGAACTCCGACTTAATAATGTTTTTGGAGATCAGGGATTTTTAAGAGTGTTAGGTAAAGGAAACAAGGAAAGGCTTGTGCCGATAGGCAGAGAGGCTCTTAAGTATATAAATATTTATGTAAAAGAGATACGCTGCCACCTGGTGGCTAAACCTGGATCTGAAAACCATGTATTTTTAAACCGGAGAGGAGCAAGCCTCACCAGAGTGATGGTATTTACAATTATCAAAAATCTGGCGAAAGATTTAGGAATGAAAAAAAGTATTAGTCCCCATACTTTCAGACATTCTTTCGCAACTCATTTAATAGAAGGTGGTGCGGATTTAAGAGCAGTCCAGGAAATGTTAGGTCATGAGTCTATCACAACTACTGAAATTTATACACATCTGGACAGAGATTATCTAAAGCAAATTATAAAAGATTTTCACCCTCGAAGTTAACCCACCCCCATAAAGACCCGTGCAAAATATTTGCAGGAATTGATTAATTAAGACATTGCATGCTTAGAACTATTTCCATCGGGACTATAGAGAAAGACATCTTTTCTTCAAGATGTAATTCATTATAATCAGATTTCAGCATGAACTGAACCTGGTGTGAATCCCTGTCGACAACTAAGAGGTATAGGAAATTAGCTTTCAATAAATTATGAAATGCCTGAAGAAAATTATCTGCGTGAGTCGGCATTTTTTCTCTTACCAGGTCATATAATGTGGTAAATTGAAATAATGGTTTTTGTGTCTTTATGGTAGAGCTCAAATGGGAAATCACCTTGGATTTTACCAGTATTGAAAACATATTTTCATGAATCTGATCCTGAATCGCTCTGAGGTTTTCAATATTCTCCTGTCTTCTCATATTAAAATAATAAAGAAGCGATTCACATTGTTTTCAAGAAATAGAATTCAATAAGAGGATTCCTGTAAGTGCCTATTTTCTAACCTTTTTGGCTGTTTTTTTTGCGGATACTTTTAAGGCAGGCTTAGCTGATTTTTTACCAATCTTACTCTCCAATAAGGTATTGATTTTCTCTAGATATAATATCTCTCTCTTAGCAATGTCCAGTTGCTTTTTGATATCTTCAGAGCTTCCATTTACCTTATCTCCCTTTTGCTTTTTCCTATACATAACTCCGTCTTCATGCACTTCTGCTTTAGCAAGCTCTTCATTTGCAGCAAGTAATGTAAAGAAGTTGAAGTTTAACACCTTTGAAATTTGCAGGAGAAGGTCTGTGTCTACACTTTCTCTCTTAAATATATCCTGCACATTCTGTCGTGATTTGTTTATTCGCCTTGCGAATTCACTCTTATTCATTCCAAGCTCAGCAAGTCTCGAAAGAATCAATTTTCCAATATGTTTTGCCATTTAGCAAATTTTATTAATTAAATAATTTCTTGTACAAATCCCTGTATCAAAAAATTTTAAGAATTTATTATTTTTTTGAATATAAAGTAAAAAAATAGGACATTAAATTTTTCTAACCTCAGGTTTTTTGAGGGTTTTTCCCTATTTTCTAATAAGTTACAGATTGGATTCCTATGCTTTTTACCTGATACACAAAGGAATTTAATAATTCTCTAGAAATGACAAATTGCAGTTTGTTAAAATAACTAACGTATGTAATACTTTAGTGTATTTTGTACAAAAATTAATAGTTTTTTGCTGCAATGTATAATATTAGTGTAAAAAAATATGAAATAAAATTAATCCAGGGTATAAAGCGGCATCATCCACCTTTTCTTTTTAAGCTTCCGCATTGCCTTTGGGAAAAAACTGAGATTTTCATATTGCATTTTGGGCTTTATAAGAACCTGAGGATTTATAATATCAATTTTCGTTAATATCAATTGATAAGGTTTGCCTGAATAATAAGTGAAAAAATTGTCAAGGACAGCTCTGTATTCTTTAAAATTCCAATAATGGAAAATATATGGTTCTGCCAGAACAATTTTTCCTAGAGAATGTTCATTTAGAATATAGGAAAATGACAATTGTTCCATACAATGAATCCCTGTATGATCATATAACAGGTCTGTTTTTTCCAAAACATCATCAAGAAGATTTTTATAAGAATAAGGTATACCTAAAACTCCTGCATTATACATATTTGTTTCTGTAGGAATTTTTATTTTGGTCTGAAGGTCTTTATCCTTAAGTATTTTTTTGAGTTTCTTAAAAGTAATATTTGAACCTGAGGCAATTAAACCCTCATTTTTGTGCATTATGAAATTCCCAGAATCTATTTTAGAAAATAATTCATCAGGTCTGGATAAAAAAGTTGTATCTGAATCAGCATAAAGAATCGAACATTCATAATTTTTGAATACATCTTTTATTATCTCGACTTTTACCCTGTGCAAGAATCTATTCGGTCCGCTCCACTTCAGTATTTGTGGTCTGTCAATTTCTTTGAACTCAATATACTCTGGTAAATATTTTTTCAGGTACTGTATTTGATCGGAATAGACAATAATTTTTTGGGGTGGTTGCTGATAATCGTATTGCTTTATTAAGGTATAAATCGAATAAATCAATTCATTGATGATATCGATCTGACCATAGCTTTGATACACTATACAGTGGTTCATAAAATATAACCTCTTAACTCTAAAATTAATCAGCAATATAGGATTATTTAATCAGAGAGTCCATCTATACGCCTTTATATTCGGGTCCCTTGAAGTACTTTTATTTCCGAACCTTCTGCAAGAAAGACGCTGTTAGGTATCTGGTTACTTAGACAAGCAAACTCATTGCCGTAAATGTCTTTGCAATTAACTTGAATGTCATGGGTTTCCACTGGATATACATTCCATTTGGGATGTTCCACACCATACTCAGCTGTTATATTTTCTTTGATTTTTGTATATCCCCAATAGTGTTCTGTTATAAATTCTTCTTCCGAACCTTCATCAAAACAGCACCTCTTGTTATTAGCACTCACCTTTAACCGATTCCAGCTATTTTGGAATTTCCATTCATATGAAACCTGAAGTTTGCTTCCGCTTTGCCACAAATGCCTCATTGGCATTGTTTCATAATTTTCATTGTAAAGTGTATTGGCAACAAAGGTAATTGCAGGCTTGGGGTAATTGCAGGCTTGGGGACGATTTCTTTAATGAATACAACACCTCTTCTCCATTGCCCATCCTCAGACTTATATTTTACATAGAATCTAAGATTGACTTCTTCAAAATCAGTGTGAAAAGGAATTTTAAGTCCTTTGACTTTTGTATTACAAAATTTAAAGCCGACCAGACTTACAAGACATTTATT
Coding sequences within it:
- the aroQ gene encoding type II 3-dehydroquinate dehydratase yields the protein MKIIIINGPNLNLLGIRETSIYGSQSFTDYFKKLTAEFPQAGLEYYQSNIEGEIINKLHETGFSYDGIVLNAGAYTHTSIAISDAIAGIKTPVYEVHLSNVYSREDYRHKSILAKNCKGVISGFGMDSYRLAVYQFLSTLK
- the xerD gene encoding site-specific tyrosine recombinase XerD, which produces MNWELLLKQFKNYLKLEKSLSLNSIDAYVHDVVKLRQFLEISNKESSPARLTYNDLTDFLVFLSELGMSPHSQARIISGIKGFYKFLMIEEIVTNDPSALLESPKLGRKLPDTLSFPEIESLLNSIDLSTAEGTRNRAMLETLYSSGLRVSELVELRLNNVFGDQGFLRVLGKGNKERLVPIGREALKYINIYVKEIRCHLVAKPGSENHVFLNRRGASLTRVMVFTIIKNLAKDLGMKKSISPHTFRHSFATHLIEGGADLRAVQEMLGHESITTTEIYTHLDRDYLKQIIKDFHPRS
- a CDS encoding helix-turn-helix transcriptional regulator, translating into MAKHIGKLILSRLAELGMNKSEFARRINKSRQNVQDIFKRESVDTDLLLQISKVLNFNFFTLLAANEELAKAEVHEDGVMYRKKQKGDKVNGSSEDIKKQLDIAKREILYLEKINTLLESKIGKKSAKPALKVSAKKTAKKVRK
- a CDS encoding DUF2071 domain-containing protein, which encodes MPMRHLWQSGSKLQVSYEWKFQNSWNRLKVSANNKRCCFDEGSEEEFITEHYWGYTKIKENITAEYGVEHPKWNVYPVETHDIQVNCKDIYGNEFACLSNQIPNSVFLAEGSEIKVLQGTRI
- a CDS encoding DUF2071 domain-containing protein, with the translated sequence MKNVFLQAQWRNLILANYEFDPSDLKKHLPHKTELDFFNNKCLVSLVGFKFCNTKVKGLKIPFHTDFEEVNLRFYVKYKSEDGQWRRGVVFIKEIVPKPAITPSLQLPLLPIHFTMKIMKQCQ